One genomic segment of Gottschalkia acidurici 9a includes these proteins:
- a CDS encoding EndoU domain-containing protein, with the protein MRDKIFFGQRKNPNKKELIGGHSPKIINNNSKYAVDVISTNANGQKVKFITQFSYGNLAKIKTSILFPDTWFNDKIIDSIKKAGDTPSLGQCASDGATLHRGIKDGVQIEVIKIGDNVVIGYSTGGWATSLLSGFN; encoded by the coding sequence ATGAGAGATAAAATATTCTTTGGACAACGTAAAAATCCAAACAAAAAGGAGTTAATTGGTGGACATTCACCAAAAATTATAAACAATAACTCCAAGTATGCGGTTGATGTGATATCAACTAATGCTAATGGTCAAAAAGTTAAGTTTATAACTCAGTTTTCCTATGGAAATCTTGCGAAAATCAAGACAAGCATACTTTTTCCAGATACATGGTTCAATGATAAGATTATTGATAGCATAAAAAAAGCAGGAGACACTCCAAGTCTGGGTCAATGTGCATCTGATGGAGCAACATTACACAGGGGTATTAAAGATGGTGTACAAATAGAAGTTATTAAAATTGGTGATAATGTAGTAATTGGATATTCAACTGGAGGATGGGCAACGTCACTCCTATCAGGATTTAATTGA